From the Bacteroidota bacterium genome, one window contains:
- a CDS encoding T9SS type A sorting domain-containing protein, which produces MKTTQTMWLKTWLLAIVLSLGFSVSSFAERITTMTVENCTQVSADSFYVDVYIQNTGTIDLLFKSANVRFNVAKAIIPVAGTMTAAIVPGYADPILGALTMTVTPATPIAAGVGNQLISVATFASFWNGSTAPLMAQTNKWRFCRIGFKASAGFPNGSSTNTAPTAAGVNTTYFSSNSISSPSVILATAGSAGTDRNVFATACPLTLTNPFGCTTSATLTPTNATCSNTSDGSVAVNFTGVTYPVQVSLNGGPAVSAPSSPYVFSSLAPGNYSITYVATGGCTGSAGPVVVGSEGTASTVEFTESACDSYTWPLNGQTYNASGDYTFAQGCVTNILHLTIAPTTSNTTTLTACDTYTWSVNGQTYTASGTYTSVTGCHTEILVLTITPSTSNTTTASACDTYTWSVNGQTYTASGTYTSVTGCHTEILVLTINPSTTHTTTLTACDTYTWSVNGQTYTASGTYTSVTGCHTEILVLTITPSTSNTTTISACDTYTWSVNGQTYTASGTYTDVNGCNTEILVLTITPSTSNTTTESACDSYTWSVNGQTYTASGTYTVVTGCHTEILVLTVTPSTTHTTTVSACDTYTWADNGQTYTASGTYTSVTGCHTETLVLTITPSTSNTTTTSACDTYTWSVNGQTYTASGTYTDVNGCHTEILVLTITPSTSNTTTISACDTYTWSVNGQTYTASGTYTSVTGCHTEILVLTVTPSTTHTTTVSACDTYTWADNGQTYTASGTYTSVTGCHTETLVLTITPSTSNTTTTSACDTYTWSVNGQTYTASGTYTDVNGCHTEILVLTITPSTSNTTTESACDTYTWSVNGQTYTASGTYTSVTGCHTEILVLTITPSTSNTTTASACDTYTWSVNGQTYTASGTYTSVTGCHTEILVLTITPSTSNTTTESACDTYTWAVNGQTYTASGTYTVVTGCHTEILVLTITPSTSNTTTASACDTYTWSVNGQTYTASGTYTSVTGCHTEILVLTITPSTSNTTTASACDTYTWSVNGQTYTASGTYTVVTGCHTEILVLTITSSTTNFANVNACDSYTWTLNGQTYTVSGVYSNTVGCHTDIINLTITPSTSNTTTESACDTYTWSVNGQTYTASGTYTSVSGCHTEILVLTITPSTSNTTTESACDSYTWAVNGQTYTASGTYTSVTGCHTEILVLTITPSTSNTTTTSACDTYTWSVNGQTYTASGTYTVVTGCHTEILVLTITPSTSNTTFASSCDTYTWSVNGQTYTASGTYTSVTGCHTEILVLTINTSGTNTTTISACDTYTWAQNGQTYTESGTYTSVTGCSTEILVLTITPSTSNTTTTSACDSYTWSVNGQTYTASGTYTVVTGCHTEILVLTITPSTSNTTTESACDSYTWAVNGQTYTASGTYTVVTGCHTEILVLTITPTTSNTTTQSACDSYTWSVNGQTYTASGTYTVVTGCHTEILVLTITPSTSNTTTESVCDSYTWSVNGQTYTASGTYTVVTGCHTEILVLTVTPSTTNTTTAGACDSYTWSVNGQTYTVGGTYTVVTGCHTEILVLTIGTPTASASAGTIVCFGGTASVVISATGGTLPYVGTGTFNQAAGTVVYTVTDANGCSSSTTVTLTEPTKVEGSTSSTAANCGFNDGTATVVATGGTPGYTYVWAPGGQTTVTATNLAGGTYTVTITDANGCTGSASVLVGGVGSGPANAGPISGPAGACRNTTGIVYSIAPVAGATSYVWSLPAGVTGSSTTNSITVAFGGAAYVGGFICVTPVNACGNGLAACINVPVLTVKPGLPSVISGTFPSCGPATYTFSVLPIANATNYVWTVGGTGVSIVSGQGTNSVQVFVPAGMGQGTISVYGQNCVGNGSARSTYLTGVPTHSNALVGPSFVCAGTSGVAYSMGPVNGATSYVWSITGNATIATSSGPSCTVDFLAGWTTGVLSVTTSNTCGSFTRTYTIKSTPAQPGSIAGPANNLCGQSGVTYSIAAVAGATGYLWTLPAGVTAVTPLTGTSITVNFTAGFTNTGNICVSASNACGSGAARCYAVTARPAASGVITGPSPVCKTSTQVYTIAAISGAATYTWSVTGGASIIPAGTSATVNFNTALSSSATIKVNGNNACGAGQPAQKIVAVNLGCRTAQEELSAVSALSAYPNPTSGMITLNFSADVKAKYTVKVVDLIGNVVISDVVSAVEGVNMKDLDLSKVAKGMYLLSLENEGGNVQTLRIVVE; this is translated from the coding sequence ATGAAAACAACCCAAACTATGTGGTTAAAAACGTGGCTTCTGGCCATAGTTTTATCCTTAGGATTCTCGGTCAGTTCGTTCGCGGAGCGAATCACGACGATGACCGTAGAAAACTGTACGCAGGTGAGCGCTGACTCATTCTACGTAGATGTGTACATCCAGAATACCGGAACCATCGACCTTCTTTTTAAAAGCGCAAACGTGCGTTTTAATGTAGCCAAAGCCATCATTCCGGTGGCAGGTACCATGACTGCTGCCATTGTGCCAGGTTATGCAGATCCTATTCTTGGTGCATTGACCATGACTGTAACTCCTGCGACTCCAATCGCGGCAGGTGTCGGAAATCAGTTGATTTCTGTGGCAACTTTTGCTTCTTTTTGGAATGGATCAACAGCTCCTTTAATGGCGCAGACAAACAAATGGCGTTTTTGCCGGATTGGCTTCAAAGCTTCGGCAGGTTTTCCAAATGGATCAAGTACTAACACCGCACCCACAGCTGCAGGTGTTAATACGACTTACTTCTCGAGTAACTCAATTTCATCTCCCAGTGTAATTTTAGCAACTGCAGGTTCTGCAGGTACAGATCGTAACGTTTTTGCCACAGCTTGTCCATTAACACTGACAAATCCGTTTGGTTGTACAACTTCTGCAACGTTAACTCCTACCAATGCAACTTGTTCAAACACTTCAGATGGTAGTGTAGCTGTTAATTTTACAGGTGTTACTTATCCTGTTCAGGTTAGCCTGAATGGTGGTCCGGCTGTTTCAGCTCCTTCTTCACCTTATGTATTCTCTAGTCTTGCTCCAGGCAACTATTCTATCACTTATGTTGCTACAGGTGGTTGTACAGGTTCAGCCGGTCCGGTTGTTGTTGGTTCTGAAGGAACTGCTTCTACAGTTGAATTCACAGAATCAGCTTGTGATTCGTATACATGGCCATTGAATGGTCAGACATACAATGCAAGTGGTGATTACACTTTCGCTCAGGGTTGTGTTACTAACATCCTTCACCTGACGATTGCTCCTACTACAAGCAACACAACTACATTGACAGCTTGTGATACTTACACATGGTCAGTAAATGGTCAGACTTATACTGCAAGTGGAACTTACACTTCAGTAACAGGATGTCACACTGAAATCCTTGTTCTGACAATCACTCCATCTACAAGCAACACAACTACAGCTTCAGCTTGTGATACTTACACATGGTCAGTAAATGGTCAGACTTACACTGCAAGTGGAACTTACACTTCAGTAACAGGATGTCACACTGAAATCCTTGTTCTGACAATCAATCCAAGTACTACCCACACAACTACATTGACAGCTTGTGATACTTATACCTGGTCAGTAAATGGTCAGACTTACACTGCAAGTGGAACTTATACTTCAGTAACAGGATGTCACACTGAAATCCTTGTATTGACTATCACTCCATCTACAAGCAACACAACTACAATTTCAGCTTGTGATACTTACACATGGTCAGTAAATGGTCAGACGTACACAGCAAGTGGTACTTACACTGATGTAAACGGATGTAATACTGAAATCCTTGTTCTGACAATCACTCCATCTACAAGCAACACAACTACTGAGTCAGCTTGTGATTCTTACACATGGTCAGTAAATGGTCAGACTTACACTGCAAGTGGTACTTACACTGTAGTAACAGGATGTCACACTGAGATCCTTGTTCTGACAGTTACTCCAAGCACTACTCACACGACTACAGTTTCAGCTTGTGATACTTACACATGGGCTGATAATGGTCAGACGTACACTGCAAGTGGTACTTACACTTCAGTAACAGGATGTCACACTGAGACCCTTGTTCTTACTATCACTCCATCTACAAGCAACACAACTACAACATCAGCTTGTGATACTTACACATGGTCAGTAAATGGTCAGACTTATACTGCAAGTGGTACTTACACTGATGTAAACGGATGTCACACTGAGATCCTTGTTCTTACCATCACTCCATCTACAAGCAACACAACTACAATTTCAGCTTGTGATACTTACACATGGTCAGTAAATGGTCAGACTTACACTGCAAGTGGAACTTACACTTCAGTAACAGGATGTCACACTGAGATCCTTGTTCTGACAGTTACTCCAAGCACTACTCACACGACTACAGTTTCAGCTTGTGATACTTACACATGGGCTGATAATGGTCAGACGTACACTGCAAGTGGTACTTACACTTCAGTAACAGGATGTCACACTGAGACCCTTGTTCTTACTATCACTCCATCTACAAGCAACACAACTACAACATCAGCTTGTGATACTTACACATGGTCAGTAAACGGACAGACTTACACTGCAAGTGGTACTTACACTGATGTAAACGGATGTCACACTGAGATCCTTGTATTGACTATCACTCCATCTACAAGCAACACAACTACTGAGTCAGCTTGTGATACTTACACATGGTCAGTAAATGGTCAGACTTACACTGCAAGTGGAACTTACACTTCAGTAACAGGATGTCACACTGAAATCCTTGTATTGACTATCACTCCATCTACAAGCAACACAACTACAGCTTCAGCTTGTGATACTTACACATGGTCAGTAAATGGTCAGACTTACACTGCAAGTGGAACTTACACTTCAGTAACAGGATGTCACACTGAAATCCTTGTATTGACTATCACTCCATCTACAAGCAACACAACTACTGAGTCAGCTTGTGATACTTACACATGGGCTGTTAACGGTCAGACTTACACTGCAAGTGGAACTTACACTGTAGTAACAGGATGTCACACTGAAATCCTTGTATTGACTATCACTCCATCTACAAGCAACACAACTACAGCATCAGCTTGTGATACTTACACATGGTCAGTAAATGGTCAGACTTACACTGCAAGTGGAACTTACACTTCAGTAACAGGATGTCACACTGAAATCCTTGTATTGACTATCACTCCATCTACAAGCAACACAACTACAGCTTCGGCTTGTGATACTTACACATGGTCAGTAAATGGTCAGACTTACACTGCAAGTGGAACTTACACTGTAGTAACAGGATGTCACACTGAGATCCTTGTATTGACTATAACTTCAAGTACAACTAACTTCGCTAATGTGAATGCTTGTGATTCTTACACATGGACTCTCAATGGTCAGACTTACACTGTTAGTGGTGTGTACTCCAACACAGTTGGATGTCATACTGATATCATTAATCTGACTATCACTCCATCTACAAGCAACACAACTACTGAGTCAGCTTGTGATACTTACACATGGTCAGTAAACGGTCAGACTTACACTGCAAGTGGTACCTACACTTCAGTATCAGGATGTCACACTGAAATCCTTGTTCTGACAATCACTCCATCTACAAGCAACACAACAACTGAGTCAGCTTGTGATTCTTACACATGGGCTGTTAACGGTCAGACTTACACTGCAAGTGGAACTTACACTTCAGTAACAGGATGTCACACTGAAATCCTTGTTCTGACAATCACTCCATCTACAAGCAACACAACTACAACATCAGCTTGTGATACTTACACATGGTCAGTAAATGGTCAGACTTACACTGCAAGTGGAACTTACACTGTAGTAACAGGATGTCACACTGAAATCCTTGTTCTGACAATCACTCCAAGCACAAGCAATACAACATTTGCTTCTTCTTGTGATACATACACATGGTCAGTAAACGGTCAGACTTACACTGCAAGTGGAACTTACACTTCAGTAACAGGATGTCACACTGAAATCCTTGTGTTGACTATCAATACAAGTGGTACTAACACCACTACCATCTCTGCTTGTGATACTTACACATGGGCACAAAATGGTCAGACTTACACTGAAAGCGGAACTTATACTTCTGTAACAGGATGTAGCACTGAGATCCTTGTATTGACAATCACTCCATCTACAAGCAACACAACTACAACTTCAGCTTGTGATTCTTACACATGGTCAGTAAATGGTCAGACTTACACTGCAAGTGGAACTTACACTGTAGTAACAGGATGTCACACTGAAATCCTTGTATTGACTATCACTCCATCTACAAGCAACACAACAACTGAGTCAGCTTGTGATTCTTACACATGGGCTGTTAACGGTCAGACTTACACTGCAAGTGGAACTTACACTGTAGTAACAGGATGTCACACTGAAATCCTTGTTCTGACAATCACTCCAACTACAAGCAACACAACTACACAGTCAGCTTGTGATTCTTACACATGGTCAGTAAATGGTCAGACTTACACTGCAAGTGGAACTTACACTGTAGTAACAGGATGTCACACTGAGATTCTTGTATTGACTATCACTCCATCTACAAGCAACACAACTACTGAATCAGTTTGTGATTCTTACACATGGTCTGTAAACGGTCAGACTTACACTGCAAGTGGAACTTACACTGTAGTAACAGGATGTCACACTGAGATCCTTGTTCTGACAGTTACTCCATCTACAACTAATACAACTACAGCTGGTGCATGTGATTCTTACACATGGTCAGTTAACGGTCAGACTTACACAGTTGGTGGAACATACACTGTAGTAACAGGATGTCACACTGAGATCCTTGTTCTGACTATTGGAACTCCGACTGCATCTGCATCAGCAGGTACAATTGTATGTTTCGGTGGAACAGCTTCTGTTGTGATCAGCGCTACCGGTGGTACTCTTCCATATGTTGGAACAGGTACATTTAACCAGGCTGCAGGTACAGTTGTTTACACTGTGACTGACGCTAACGGTTGTTCTTCTTCTACAACAGTTACTCTGACTGAGCCTACAAAAGTTGAAGGTTCTACTTCATCTACTGCAGCTAACTGCGGATTCAATGATGGAACTGCAACTGTAGTTGCTACAGGCGGTACTCCTGGCTATACATATGTATGGGCTCCGGGCGGACAAACAACTGTTACTGCAACTAACCTTGCTGGTGGAACATACACTGTAACTATTACTGATGCTAACGGTTGTACCGGTTCTGCTTCTGTCCTTGTTGGCGGAGTTGGTTCTGGTCCTGCTAATGCTGGTCCGATTTCTGGTCCTGCAGGTGCTTGCCGTAACACAACCGGTATTGTTTACTCAATCGCTCCAGTTGCAGGTGCTACATCTTATGTATGGTCATTGCCTGCTGGTGTGACCGGTTCTTCTACAACAAACAGCATCACCGTTGCTTTCGGTGGAGCAGCTTATGTAGGTGGATTTATTTGTGTAACTCCTGTGAATGCTTGTGGTAATGGTCTTGCAGCTTGTATCAACGTTCCGGTATTGACTGTTAAACCAGGCTTACCAAGCGTTATTTCAGGAACATTCCCATCTTGTGGACCTGCTACTTACACATTCTCAGTTCTTCCGATTGCTAATGCTACAAACTATGTTTGGACAGTAGGCGGAACAGGTGTTTCTATCGTAAGTGGTCAGGGTACAAACAGCGTACAGGTATTCGTACCTGCAGGTATGGGCCAAGGTACAATCTCTGTATATGGTCAAAACTGCGTAGGTAATGGTTCTGCACGTTCAACTTACCTGACTGGTGTACCAACACACTCTAATGCATTGGTTGGTCCTAGCTTCGTATGTGCTGGTACTTCAGGTGTAGCTTATTCAATGGGTCCGGTTAACGGAGCTACAAGCTATGTTTGGAGCATCACTGGAAACGCGACTATCGCTACTTCAAGCGGTCCTTCTTGTACAGTTGACTTCCTCGCAGGTTGGACAACAGGTGTACTTTCTGTAACAACTTCAAACACTTGCGGTTCGTTCACAAGAACATACACAATAAAATCAACTCCTGCTCAACCGGGAAGTATCGCTGGTCCTGCAAACAACCTTTGTGGTCAGTCAGGTGTTACATATTCAATTGCTGCCGTTGCCGGTGCAACTGGATATTTGTGGACACTTCCTGCTGGTGTAACTGCGGTTACTCCATTGACTGGAACATCGATCACTGTTAACTTCACTGCCGGATTTACCAACACTGGTAACATCTGTGTATCTGCAAGCAATGCTTGTGGAAGTGGTGCAGCTCGTTGTTACGCGGTTACTGCACGTCCTGCAGCATCCGGTGTAATCACTGGTCCATCTCCTGTTTGTAAAACTTCAACTCAGGTGTACACTATTGCTGCCATCTCCGGTGCTGCAACTTACACTTGGTCTGTAACGGGTGGTGCTTCTATCATCCCTGCAGGTACTTCTGCTACTGTTAACTTCAACACTGCATTGTCATCTTCCGCTACTATTAAAGTAAATGGAAACAACGCTTGCGGTGCTGGTCAACCGGCTCAGAAGATAGTTGCTGTTAACCTTGGTTGCCGTACGGCTCAGGAAGAACTGTCTGCAGTTTCTGCACTCAGCGCTTATCCGAACCCAACCAGCGGTATGATCACATTGAATTTCTCTGCTGACGTGAAGGCTAAATACACTGTAAAAGTGGTTGACCTGATCGGTAATGTAGTGATCAGTGATGTGGTTAGTGCTGTTGAAGGCGTTAACATGAAGGATCTTGATCTCAGCAAAGTTGCTAAAGGAATGTACCTCCTGTCTCTCGAAAACGAAGGCGGTAACGTACAAACCCTCCGCATCGTGGTTGAGTAA